Proteins encoded within one genomic window of Tabrizicola piscis:
- a CDS encoding SDR family NAD(P)-dependent oxidoreductase, with product MTGVSGQIALVTGAGSAGGIGFAIARALVSGGARVCITATSARIHDRAATLGCMSHIANLTDPAQVAALFAAVEEKLGPVTTLVNNAGMVQTGKRVGRGKLADWSDADWAHHMALNINTTFHCCRAALPGMASRGYGRIVNISSVTGPVVTIDGSSAYATAKAGITGMTRSIALEYGRHGITCNAVLPGWIATESSSKAEIRAGTRTPAGRPGTPEEVAACAVFLASAEASYVTGAMLVVDGGNTLQEMKG from the coding sequence ATGACAGGTGTTTCAGGTCAGATTGCACTGGTTACCGGGGCCGGATCGGCGGGGGGAATCGGCTTTGCCATTGCCCGGGCGCTGGTTTCAGGGGGGGCAAGGGTCTGTATCACCGCCACCTCCGCCCGGATCCACGACCGCGCGGCCACCCTTGGCTGCATGTCCCACATCGCCAACCTGACCGATCCCGCGCAGGTCGCCGCCCTGTTCGCCGCGGTGGAGGAAAAGCTTGGCCCGGTCACCACCCTCGTCAACAACGCGGGCATGGTTCAGACGGGCAAGCGCGTGGGGCGCGGCAAGCTTGCCGACTGGTCCGACGCCGACTGGGCGCACCACATGGCGCTGAACATCAACACCACCTTCCACTGCTGCCGCGCCGCCTTGCCGGGGATGGCTTCGCGCGGCTACGGGCGCATCGTCAATATCAGTTCGGTCACCGGGCCGGTGGTGACCATCGACGGCAGTTCCGCCTATGCCACGGCGAAGGCCGGGATCACCGGAATGACCCGCTCCATCGCGCTGGAATACGGTCGCCACGGCATCACCTGCAACGCCGTCCTGCCCGGCTGGATTGCGACCGAGAGTTCCTCCAAAGCCGAAATCCGTGCCGGGACGCGCACCCCCGCCGGCCGCCCCGGCACGCCGGAGGAGGTCGCCGCCTGTGCCGTTTTCCTCGCCTCAGCCGAAGCGTCCTACGTCACGGGTGCGATGCTGGTTGTGGACGGCGGCAATACCCTGCAAGAGATGAAAGGATGA
- a CDS encoding rod shape-determining protein, translating to MSLFSGLFSSDMAIDLGTANTLVYIRGKGIVLNEPSVVAYHVKDGKKVVLAVGEDAKLMLGRTPGTIEAIRPMRDGVIADFEAAEEMIKHFIRKVHKRSTFSKPKIIVCVPHGATPVEKRAIRQSVLSAGAKRAGLIAEPIAAAIGAGMPITEPTGNMVVDIGGGTTEVAVLSLGDIVYARSVRVGGDRMDEAIVNYLRRHQNLLIGESTAERIKTSIGTARMPDDGRGASMTIRGRDLLNGVPKETEINQAQVAEALAEPVQQICDAVMQALEATPPDLAADIVDRGVMLTGGGALLGDLDLSLREQTGLSISVANESLNCVALGTGKALEYEKQLRHVIDYDT from the coding sequence ATGTCGTTATTTTCCGGTCTGTTTTCGTCTGACATGGCGATTGACCTCGGCACGGCGAACACGCTGGTCTATATCCGCGGCAAGGGGATCGTGCTGAACGAACCCTCGGTCGTGGCCTACCATGTGAAGGACGGCAAGAAGGTCGTGCTGGCGGTGGGCGAGGATGCCAAGCTGATGCTGGGCCGCACCCCCGGCACGATCGAGGCGATCCGCCCGATGCGTGACGGGGTGATCGCCGACTTTGAAGCGGCGGAAGAGATGATCAAGCATTTCATCCGCAAGGTTCACAAGCGGTCGACCTTCTCGAAACCCAAGATCATCGTCTGCGTGCCGCATGGCGCGACACCGGTCGAAAAGCGCGCGATCCGGCAGTCGGTGCTGTCGGCCGGGGCCAAGCGGGCCGGGCTGATTGCCGAACCCATCGCGGCAGCGATTGGCGCGGGGATGCCGATCACCGAACCGACCGGCAACATGGTTGTCGACATCGGCGGCGGGACGACCGAGGTGGCGGTGCTGTCGCTTGGCGATATCGTCTACGCCCGGTCCGTCCGCGTGGGCGGTGACCGGATGGATGAGGCGATCGTGAACTACCTCCGTCGCCACCAGAACCTGCTGATCGGGGAATCCACAGCCGAGCGGATCAAGACCTCCATCGGCACGGCGCGGATGCCCGACGACGGGCGCGGGGCCAGCATGACGATCCGGGGCCGTGACCTGCTGAACGGCGTCCCGAAAGAGACCGAGATCAACCAGGCCCAGGTGGCCGAAGCACTTGCCGAACCGGTGCAGCAGATCTGCGACGCGGTGATGCAGGCGCTGGAAGCCACGCCGCCGGACCTTGCGGCGGACATCGTCGACCGGGGCGTGATGCTGACGGGCGGCGGCGCGCTTCTGGGCGATCTGGACCTGTCCTTGCGCGAACAGACCGGGCTGTCGATTTCCGTGGCCAACGAGTCACTGAATTGTGTTGCCCTCGGAACCGGGAAAGCGCTGGAATATGAAAAGCAGCTTCGGCATGTGATCGACTACGACACCTGA
- the mreC gene encoding rod shape-determining protein MreC: MAKTRIGPEEFQRPLRRLLVGIAVLLLLGLFLLWRIDSPRVERFRAGLIDAVVPNLDWAMRPVTMVAGMLDDFQSYTRIYEQNQELKRELQQMKAWKEAALQLEQKNARLLDLNKVRLDPKFTHVTGVVMADSGSPFRQSVLLNVGERDGIRDGWATMDGIGLVGRISGVGQRTSRVILVTDSNSRIPVTIQPSGQKALLSGDNSPLPPLEFIEDTDEVRPGDRVVTSGDGGVFPAGLLVGQVALGTDKRLRVVLAADYQRLEFLRVLRSHELEPITDPGNLVAPPVLPPLPDTSAAALESAAGAQPAETEGGDVEAAGSGLAEGADAGAGDG; encoded by the coding sequence TTGGCGAAGACACGCATCGGACCGGAAGAATTCCAGCGCCCCCTGCGCCGCTTGCTTGTGGGGATTGCGGTCCTGCTTTTGCTGGGACTGTTCCTGCTGTGGCGGATCGACAGCCCCCGGGTCGAGCGTTTTCGCGCCGGGCTGATTGACGCCGTCGTGCCGAACCTCGACTGGGCGATGCGGCCCGTCACCATGGTGGCGGGGATGCTGGACGACTTTCAGTCCTACACCCGCATCTACGAACAGAACCAGGAGCTGAAGCGCGAGTTGCAGCAGATGAAAGCCTGGAAAGAGGCCGCCCTGCAGCTGGAGCAGAAGAATGCCCGCCTGCTGGACCTGAACAAGGTGCGGCTGGACCCGAAGTTCACCCATGTCACCGGCGTGGTGATGGCCGACAGCGGCTCGCCCTTCCGGCAGTCCGTCCTTTTGAACGTGGGCGAACGCGACGGCATCCGCGACGGCTGGGCCACGATGGACGGGATCGGTCTGGTCGGGCGCATCTCGGGCGTGGGGCAACGCACCTCGCGGGTCATTCTGGTGACTGACAGCAACAGCCGGATTCCGGTGACGATCCAGCCCTCGGGCCAGAAGGCGCTGCTCAGCGGGGACAACAGCCCCCTGCCACCGCTGGAGTTCATCGAGGATACCGATGAGGTGCGCCCCGGTGACCGGGTGGTCACGTCGGGCGATGGGGGGGTGTTCCCGGCGGGTCTGCTGGTGGGACAGGTCGCCCTTGGCACCGACAAGCGCCTGCGCGTTGTGCTGGCGGCGGATTATCAGCGGCTGGAGTTCCTGCGCGTCCTGCGCAGCCACGAGCTTGAGCCGATCACCGATCCCGGCAATCTGGTGGCGCCTCCGGTGCTGCCGCCGTTGCCCGACACATCTGCCGCAGCACTGGAATCAGCGGCGGGGGCGCAGCCTGCGGAAACCGAAGGCGGCGATGTCGAGGCTGCCGGGTCCGGTCTGGCCGAAGGGGCCGACGCGGGGGCCGGCGATGGGTGA
- a CDS encoding rod shape-determining protein MreD, with the protein MGDFWRQAHWVFRALFVALALGLLFMRLLPLGHAPGTLPGPDVLLCLILAWVVRRPEFLPMPMILIVMLAEDLILMRPPGLWTAIVVLATEFLRNRVALTRELNFVVEWMLVAGVMLGMMLAYRLALAVAFVPQPAFGFAIVQYLWSIALYPLVVVLSRFVLDLRKPAMGEVDDFGRRL; encoded by the coding sequence ATGGGTGATTTCTGGCGTCAGGCCCATTGGGTGTTTCGCGCGCTGTTCGTGGCGCTCGCACTTGGCCTGCTGTTCATGCGGCTCTTGCCGCTTGGCCACGCGCCCGGAACGCTGCCCGGCCCTGACGTGCTGCTGTGCCTGATCCTGGCCTGGGTGGTGCGGCGGCCCGAATTCCTGCCGATGCCGATGATCCTGATCGTCATGCTGGCGGAGGACCTTATCCTGATGCGGCCACCCGGCCTGTGGACCGCGATCGTCGTGCTGGCGACCGAATTCCTGCGCAACCGCGTGGCTTTGACGCGCGAGTTGAACTTTGTCGTGGAATGGATGCTGGTTGCCGGCGTGATGCTGGGCATGATGCTGGCCTACCGGCTGGCGCTGGCGGTGGCCTTTGTGCCGCAGCCCGCATTCGGCTTTGCCATCGTACAATACCTGTGGTCGATTGCGCTTTATCCGCTGGTGGTGGTCCTGTCGCGGTTCGTCCTTGACCTGCGCAAGCCCGCCATGGGCGAAGTCGATGATTTCGGGAGGCGGCTATGA
- the mrdA gene encoding penicillin-binding protein 2: MRRTARDSEEVARTLNRRTLLLGGAMSAMVAVLGVRMRYLQVDQADEFRLLAEENRINIRLIPPERGLIQDRNGKLIAANEQNYRVVITREAAGDVDLVLRRLAGIIPMTPEELERTIEEVKALRAFVPVTVAERLSWEDFSKVALNAPALPGVVPEVGLSRLYPLDQDFAHVVGYVGPVSEKDLEALETPDPLLKIPKFQIGKIGVEKWMEDTLRGRAGTKRIEVNSAGRVMRELERQEGDPGTDIRLTIDAGVQNFAQARLGEESAAAVVMDVRNGDILCAASSPSFDPNLFVRGISHTDYNLLMEDDHRPLANKTVSGAYPPGSTFKMVTALAALEAGVITADTRVSCPGYIEFGGRRFHCWKRAGHGTVSLERSLSESCDVYYYDIAQRVGIDKIAEMGRKLGLGQRFDIPMSAVTEGIMPDKQWKMERHKQDWRIGDTINASIGQGYVLTSPIQLAVMTARIASGRAVVPRLVRMVNDQALPEPEAAPLGLTPEHLAAVQRGMNEVVNGERGTAKSSRVVDPTLVMAGKTGTSQVRNISAAEREAGVISNDDLPWNRRDHALFVGYAPYDAPRYAISVVVEHGGGGSTAAAPIARDILLRALSDGLPSLDAYPSSQRGRIETMLNELPLRDPITGETPVRTRA, encoded by the coding sequence ATGAGACGGACCGCACGCGACAGCGAAGAGGTCGCACGCACCCTGAACCGCCGCACGCTGCTGCTGGGCGGCGCGATGAGCGCGATGGTCGCGGTGCTGGGCGTCAGGATGCGCTATCTGCAGGTCGATCAGGCAGACGAATTCAGGCTGCTGGCGGAAGAGAACCGGATCAACATCCGCCTGATCCCGCCGGAACGCGGGCTGATCCAGGACCGCAACGGCAAGCTGATCGCGGCGAACGAACAGAACTACCGCGTCGTCATCACGCGTGAGGCGGCGGGGGACGTGGACCTTGTGCTGCGGCGGTTGGCCGGGATCATCCCGATGACCCCGGAAGAGCTTGAACGCACCATCGAAGAGGTCAAGGCGCTGCGGGCCTTCGTGCCGGTGACGGTGGCCGAACGCCTAAGCTGGGAAGATTTCTCGAAAGTCGCGCTGAACGCCCCGGCCCTGCCCGGCGTCGTGCCCGAGGTCGGCCTGTCGCGGCTTTATCCGCTGGACCAGGATTTCGCGCATGTGGTCGGCTATGTCGGCCCGGTCAGCGAAAAGGACCTTGAGGCGCTGGAGACGCCGGACCCGCTTCTGAAGATCCCCAAGTTCCAGATCGGCAAGATCGGCGTGGAAAAGTGGATGGAGGACACCCTGCGCGGCCGCGCGGGCACCAAGCGGATCGAAGTGAACTCGGCCGGACGGGTCATGCGTGAGCTGGAGCGGCAAGAAGGCGATCCGGGCACTGACATTCGCCTGACCATCGACGCCGGGGTGCAGAACTTCGCCCAAGCCCGTCTGGGCGAGGAAAGTGCTGCCGCCGTCGTGATGGATGTCCGCAACGGCGACATTCTCTGCGCCGCCTCGTCGCCATCCTTCGACCCGAACCTGTTCGTGCGCGGGATCAGCCACACCGACTACAACCTGCTGATGGAGGATGACCACCGCCCGCTGGCCAACAAGACCGTGTCGGGGGCCTATCCGCCGGGATCGACGTTCAAGATGGTCACGGCCCTGGCCGCGCTGGAAGCCGGGGTGATCACGGCGGACACCCGGGTCAGCTGCCCGGGCTATATCGAGTTTGGCGGGCGGCGGTTCCACTGCTGGAAGCGCGCGGGCCATGGGACGGTCAGCCTTGAACGGTCGCTCAGCGAAAGCTGTGACGTCTATTACTACGACATCGCGCAGCGGGTGGGCATCGACAAGATCGCCGAGATGGGCCGCAAGCTGGGCCTTGGTCAGCGCTTTGACATCCCGATGAGCGCCGTCACCGAAGGGATCATGCCGGACAAGCAGTGGAAGATGGAACGCCACAAGCAGGACTGGCGGATTGGCGACACGATCAACGCCTCGATCGGGCAGGGCTATGTGCTGACCTCTCCCATCCAGCTCGCGGTCATGACAGCGCGGATCGCCAGTGGCCGGGCCGTGGTGCCGCGTCTGGTGCGGATGGTGAACGATCAGGCACTGCCCGAACCCGAGGCCGCGCCGCTTGGCCTGACGCCGGAACATCTGGCCGCTGTACAGCGCGGGATGAATGAGGTGGTGAACGGCGAACGCGGCACGGCCAAATCCAGCCGGGTCGTGGACCCGACGCTCGTGATGGCCGGCAAGACCGGCACCAGTCAGGTGCGCAACATCAGCGCCGCCGAACGCGAGGCGGGGGTGATTTCCAACGACGATCTGCCCTGGAACCGGCGCGACCATGCGCTGTTCGTGGGCTATGCGCCCTATGATGCGCCGCGCTATGCCATCTCGGTCGTGGTGGAACATGGCGGGGGCGGGTCGACCGCTGCCGCCCCGATTGCCCGTGACATCCTGCTTCGGGCGCTGTCGGACGGGTTGCCATCGCTGGACGCCTACCCTTCCAGCCAGCGCGGCCGGATCGAGACGATGCTGAACGAGTTGCCGCTGCGCGACCCGATCACCGGGGAAACCCCGGTTCGGACAAGGGCGTGA
- the rodA gene encoding rod shape-determining protein RodA, translating into MSFLEYRVKQAPTGFRKVLFLNWPLVVLVTAVASVGFLMLYSIAGGNLDTWARPQMERFVAGMVLMFIVAMVPIWFWRNMAGLAYLVSFILLLFVEFFGDVGMGAQRWIDLGFIRLQPSEMMKFTLVMMLAAYYDWLDSKKTSRPLYVLIPVLLTVAPTVLVLMQPNLGTSILLLLAGAAVMFAAGVSLWYFGAVLALGVGAVVSVFTLRGTEWQFLHDYQYRRIDTFLDPTADPLGAGYNIIQAKIALGSGGWSGKGFMQGTQSRLNFLPEKHTDFIFTTLAEEFGFIGAFSLLGLYALIIGFCLVAAFQNRDRFSALLIVGIAANFFFYIAVNLSMVMGMAPVVGVPLPLLSYGGSAMLVLLVGFGLVQSAHVHRPR; encoded by the coding sequence ATGAGCTTTCTTGAATACCGCGTCAAGCAGGCCCCCACGGGGTTCCGCAAGGTCCTGTTCCTGAACTGGCCGCTGGTCGTGCTGGTCACCGCGGTCGCGTCCGTCGGGTTCCTGATGCTGTATTCGATTGCCGGGGGAAACCTTGACACCTGGGCGCGACCGCAGATGGAGCGGTTTGTGGCGGGCATGGTGTTGATGTTCATCGTCGCCATGGTGCCGATCTGGTTCTGGCGCAACATGGCGGGGCTGGCCTATCTGGTGTCCTTCATCCTGCTGCTGTTCGTTGAATTTTTCGGCGATGTCGGCATGGGTGCGCAGCGCTGGATCGACCTTGGGTTCATTCGCCTGCAGCCGTCCGAGATGATGAAATTCACCCTCGTGATGATGCTGGCGGCCTATTACGACTGGCTGGACAGCAAGAAGACCTCGCGCCCGCTTTATGTGCTGATCCCGGTCCTGTTGACTGTGGCGCCGACGGTTCTGGTGCTGATGCAGCCGAACCTTGGCACGTCGATCCTGCTTCTGCTGGCCGGAGCGGCGGTGATGTTCGCGGCCGGGGTCAGCCTTTGGTACTTTGGCGCCGTGCTGGCCTTGGGGGTCGGGGCGGTGGTCAGCGTCTTTACCCTGCGCGGCACGGAATGGCAGTTCCTGCATGACTATCAGTACCGGCGGATCGACACGTTTCTTGACCCGACAGCCGACCCTTTGGGTGCGGGCTACAACATCATTCAGGCCAAGATCGCGCTTGGGTCGGGTGGGTGGTCCGGCAAAGGGTTCATGCAGGGCACACAGTCCCGGCTGAACTTCCTGCCGGAAAAGCACACCGACTTCATCTTCACCACTCTGGCCGAGGAGTTCGGGTTCATCGGCGCGTTTTCCCTGCTGGGGCTTTATGCGCTGATCATCGGGTTCTGCCTTGTGGCGGCATTCCAGAACCGCGACCGGTTCTCGGCGCTGCTTATCGTCGGGATTGCGGCGAACTTCTTCTTCTACATCGCGGTGAACCTGTCGATGGTGATGGGCATGGCACCGGTCGTAGGCGTGCCCTTGCCGCTGCTCAGCTACGGGGGGTCGGCGATGCTGGTTCTGCTGGTGGGCTTCGGGCTGGTACAAAGCGCGCATGTCCACAGGCCGCGCTAG
- a CDS encoding DUF1345 domain-containing protein, whose product MIHLAPRHGRFLAAFGVGVLVALAALLQGQSAVYVVLLGGNAFFILYLALMARLIRASGPAELRAHAEQDDEGVALILLLALLAIIVSLAAIFLVLSADESMLSARLFALVSIPLGWTTVHVLVAMHYAHLYYHGAHGGMTFPGKGEPDAMDFVYASFVIGMTAQVSDVTVESRQVRKAVLVHSVVSFFYNTCILALAINAAITAGQ is encoded by the coding sequence ATGATCCACCTCGCCCCCCGGCACGGCCGGTTTCTGGCGGCCTTCGGGGTTGGCGTGCTCGTGGCGCTGGCCGCGCTGTTGCAAGGGCAGTCGGCGGTCTATGTCGTCCTCTTGGGCGGCAATGCGTTTTTCATCCTTTATCTGGCGCTGATGGCCCGGCTGATCCGCGCCTCTGGCCCGGCAGAGCTGCGCGCCCATGCCGAACAGGATGATGAAGGCGTGGCCCTGATCCTGCTTCTGGCGCTTTTGGCAATCATCGTCAGTCTGGCCGCGATCTTTCTGGTCCTCAGCGCCGATGAAAGCATGCTTTCGGCGCGGCTCTTTGCCTTGGTCAGCATACCTTTGGGCTGGACCACTGTGCATGTGCTGGTGGCGATGCACTATGCCCACCTCTACTATCACGGCGCGCATGGCGGGATGACCTTTCCGGGCAAGGGTGAACCGGATGCGATGGATTTTGTGTATGCCAGTTTCGTCATCGGCATGACGGCGCAAGTGTCGGATGTGACGGTGGAGTCGCGTCAGGTGCGCAAGGCGGTGCTGGTGCATTCGGTGGTCTCGTTCTTCTACAACACCTGCATCCTGGCGCTGGCGATCAATGCCGCAATCACGGCTGGGCAATAG
- a CDS encoding NAD(P)-dependent oxidoreductase, with translation MPTILFAAPSLWPEYQTALPQALAEVGVTGPVVTEARPEDVDYIVYAPSSPLQDFTAYTRTKAVLSLWAGVERIVGNTTLTQPLCRMVDPGLTEGMVEWVVGHTLRHHLGMDRHIVNPGHVWDPTCPPLARERPVAVLGMGALGAACAAALQALNFPVTGWSRTERPGCLHGEDGLRQALATAQIVVLLLPKTPETENLLNAAQLALLPQGAVILNPGRGPLIDDAALLAALDAGQIGHATLDVFRVEPLPTDHPFWAHARVTVTPHIAADTRTSSAARVIAENIRRGEAGEPFLHLVDRARGY, from the coding sequence ATGCCCACGATCCTCTTCGCCGCCCCCTCCCTCTGGCCCGAGTATCAGACGGCCCTCCCCCAGGCTTTGGCCGAGGTCGGGGTAACCGGCCCCGTCGTGACCGAGGCCCGCCCCGAGGATGTCGACTACATCGTCTACGCCCCCTCCTCGCCCCTGCAGGATTTCACCGCCTATACCCGCACCAAGGCCGTCCTCAGCCTTTGGGCGGGGGTAGAGCGGATTGTGGGCAACACGACCCTGACCCAACCCCTGTGCCGGATGGTCGACCCCGGCCTGACCGAGGGGATGGTCGAATGGGTGGTGGGCCATACGCTGCGGCACCATCTGGGGATGGACCGGCATATCGTGAATCCCGGCCATGTGTGGGACCCGACCTGCCCACCCCTTGCCCGGGAACGGCCGGTGGCGGTGCTGGGCATGGGGGCGCTTGGCGCGGCTTGTGCTGCCGCCCTGCAGGCGCTGAACTTTCCGGTCACGGGGTGGAGCCGGACGGAAAGGCCCGGCTGCCTGCATGGCGAGGACGGGTTGCGCCAAGCCCTGGCCACGGCGCAGATCGTGGTCCTGCTGCTGCCGAAAACGCCCGAGACCGAAAACCTTCTGAACGCCGCCCAGCTTGCCCTGCTGCCCCAGGGGGCCGTGATCCTGAACCCCGGGCGCGGGCCACTGATCGACGATGCAGCCCTGCTGGCGGCGCTGGATGCGGGGCAGATCGGCCATGCCACGCTGGATGTGTTCCGGGTGGAACCCCTGCCCACGGACCATCCGTTCTGGGCCCACGCGCGCGTGACCGTAACCCCCCACATCGCTGCCGATACCCGCACTTCGTCCGCCGCCCGGGTGATTGCGGAAAACATCCGCCGGGGCGAAGCCGGAGAGCCCTTCCTCCACCTTGTCGACCGGGCGCGCGGCTACTGA
- a CDS encoding DMT family transporter — MALVLAAGSLWSLMGLGLRQIEAASVWQILFWRSVGMVPVLFAFIWWRSGGRPFAAIRKVGLAGVIGGCGLVFAFAGAIYAIQTTTIANAVFLFTASPFVAAILGWIILGERVGRWTWVAIGLAVIGMYLMVREGLAMGELAGNIAALLSAVGFGAFSVALRWGKVGQMLPVSMLGGVFSVLVAGLVLTASGEPIVVSGWDIGVSLGIGAVILALGMVMYTLGSKVIPAAELTLLSLIEVLLAPMWVFAFLGETASAATFVGGGVLLAAVVLNAVMGARAQMAQTLPDGGLANRARPVNE; from the coding sequence GTGGCTTTGGTACTGGCGGCGGGAAGCCTGTGGTCGCTGATGGGCCTTGGCCTGCGCCAGATCGAGGCGGCAAGCGTGTGGCAGATCCTGTTCTGGCGGTCGGTCGGGATGGTGCCGGTTCTGTTCGCCTTCATCTGGTGGCGGTCGGGCGGCAGGCCCTTTGCCGCGATCCGCAAGGTTGGCCTTGCCGGGGTGATCGGTGGCTGCGGCCTGGTCTTTGCCTTTGCCGGGGCGATCTATGCGATCCAGACCACCACGATCGCCAATGCGGTGTTCCTGTTCACCGCCTCGCCCTTCGTCGCGGCGATCCTTGGCTGGATCATCCTTGGCGAACGGGTGGGCCGCTGGACCTGGGTGGCCATCGGGCTGGCGGTCATCGGGATGTACCTTATGGTGCGCGAGGGGCTGGCCATGGGAGAATTGGCTGGCAACATCGCAGCCCTTTTGTCAGCCGTCGGGTTCGGCGCCTTTTCGGTGGCGCTGCGCTGGGGAAAGGTGGGACAGATGCTGCCGGTGTCGATGCTGGGGGGCGTCTTCTCCGTGCTGGTGGCCGGCCTTGTGCTGACCGCGTCGGGTGAACCGATTGTCGTGTCGGGCTGGGACATCGGCGTCTCACTGGGAATCGGGGCGGTGATCCTGGCTTTGGGGATGGTGATGTACACGCTGGGCAGCAAGGTCATCCCGGCGGCGGAACTGACGCTTCTGTCGCTGATCGAGGTGCTGCTGGCACCGATGTGGGTGTTCGCCTTCCTTGGCGAGACGGCGAGTGCGGCCACCTTCGTCGGCGGCGGGGTCCTTCTGGCTGCCGTGGTGCTGAACGCGGTGATGGGAGCACGGGCGCAGATGGCGCAGACTCTTCCTGATGGGGGGCTTGCGAACCGGGCCCGACCTGTGAATGAATGA
- a CDS encoding glutamine synthetase family protein, whose product MPGNLTLEDLKAAVKRGDIDTVLVAGIDMQGRLMGKRFHAQFFVDGGWEETHCCNYLLTVDMEMNTVQGYKSSSWQTGYGDYILKPDMGTLRLIPWLPGTALVLGDTLDHHGHEVPHSPRAILKRQVARARALGFEPMMATELEFYLFENSYENLRDGGLSALKPVSGYNEDYHIFQTTKEEDVMRAIRNGLYGAGIPIENSKGEADAGQEEVNYRYSDALDTADNHVIVKNGVKEIAWTKGKSVTFMAKYDHRKAGSSSHIHQSLWTKDGKPCFADKDDKHGMSATMKHYMAGQLAHAGELTAFLAPYVNSYKRFTVGMFAPTKAVWSADNRTAGFRVCGVHSKAVRVECRIPGSDVNPYLACAALLAAGLAGIEGKMELEPEMSGDMYNTAGIREIPHNLREAAALLNGSKMLREAFGDDVIDHYHHAAQWEISETDRVVTDFERERLLERA is encoded by the coding sequence ATGCCCGGAAATCTGACGCTTGAAGACCTGAAGGCCGCCGTAAAGCGCGGCGACATCGACACTGTTCTGGTGGCCGGCATCGACATGCAAGGCCGCCTGATGGGCAAGCGCTTTCACGCGCAGTTCTTTGTCGATGGCGGCTGGGAGGAAACCCATTGCTGCAACTACCTGCTGACCGTGGACATGGAGATGAACACGGTGCAGGGCTACAAATCCTCATCCTGGCAGACGGGATATGGCGATTACATCCTGAAGCCCGACATGGGCACCCTGCGGCTGATCCCCTGGCTGCCGGGGACGGCGCTGGTCCTTGGTGACACGCTGGACCATCACGGGCATGAAGTTCCCCATTCCCCCCGCGCGATCCTGAAGCGTCAGGTGGCACGGGCCCGGGCGCTGGGGTTTGAACCCATGATGGCGACCGAGCTTGAATTCTACCTGTTCGAGAATTCCTACGAAAACCTGCGCGATGGCGGGCTTTCGGCGCTGAAACCCGTATCGGGGTACAACGAGGATTACCACATCTTCCAGACCACCAAGGAAGAAGACGTGATGCGCGCCATCCGCAACGGGCTTTATGGCGCGGGCATCCCGATCGAGAATTCCAAGGGTGAGGCGGATGCAGGCCAGGAAGAGGTGAACTACCGCTACTCTGACGCGCTGGACACCGCCGACAACCATGTGATCGTGAAGAACGGCGTGAAGGAAATTGCCTGGACCAAGGGCAAGTCGGTGACCTTCATGGCCAAGTATGACCATAGGAAGGCCGGGTCCTCCAGCCACATCCACCAAAGCCTGTGGACCAAGGACGGCAAGCCCTGCTTTGCCGACAAGGATGACAAGCACGGCATGTCGGCCACGATGAAGCACTACATGGCGGGTCAACTGGCCCATGCGGGGGAGCTGACGGCGTTTCTGGCGCCTTACGTCAACAGCTACAAACGCTTCACCGTGGGCATGTTCGCCCCCACCAAGGCGGTGTGGAGTGCCGACAACCGCACGGCGGGCTTCCGGGTCTGCGGCGTCCACTCCAAGGCCGTACGGGTCGAATGCCGCATTCCGGGGTCGGACGTGAACCCCTACCTCGCCTGCGCTGCGCTGCTGGCGGCGGGCCTTGCAGGGATCGAAGGCAAGATGGAGCTGGAACCCGAAATGTCCGGCGACATGTACAACACCGCCGGCATCCGCGAGATCCCGCATAACCTGCGTGAAGCGGCTGCGCTCCTGAACGGGTCAAAAATGCTGCGCGAGGCCTTTGGCGATGACGTGATCGACCACTACCACCACGCCGCCCAATGGGAGATTTCCGAGACCGACCGCGTTGTCACCGACTTTGAACGCGAACGGCTTTTGGAGCGGGCGTGA